GCCCCAGTACGTCAGCCGCCGGGACGGGCCGCCCTCAGCGGGGGCGACGTGGATCTCGGGTGCGCCGTCCCGGGTGGAGGTCCAGGCGATCAGGCGGCCGTCCGGCGAGAACCTCGGCCGGCTGACCGGCACCTGGTCCGCCGTCAGGCGCCAGGCCCGTCCGCCCTCGATCGGGGCCAGCCAGACGTCGTCCTCGGCGACGAAGGTGACCAGGTCTCCGTGCAGATGCGGATGGCGCAGGTAGGCGCCCTGGGGTTCGCTCACAGGCCCACCATAGGCAGGCGGACCGGCCCCGATGAAGGTTTCCGGGCAAACCGTCCGCCGGGCGGTCGGGACCGCGGACGCAGGAGCCGGGGACCGCCGGCTCAGGACCAGCGGCCGGTCCGCCCCAGCAGCAGCGCGCCGGCGGCCACCCCCGCCGTGGAGGTCCGCAGCACCGAGGGGCCCAGCCGGTACGGCTTCGCGCCGGCCTCGGCGAAGGCGGCCAGCTCCTCCGGCGCGACCCCGCCCTCCGGTCCGACGACCAGCACGATGTCCCCGCTCCCCGGCAGCGGGGCGGTGGCCAGTGGCTCGGCGCCGTCCTCGTGCAGCACGGCGGCCAGCGCGGCCTGTCCGAGCAGCGGCGCCAGCTGGCGGGTCGTTATCAGCTCGCGGACCTCGGGGAACCGCAGCCGGCGGGACTGCTTCCCGGCCTCCCGGGCGGTCGCCCGCCACTTGGCCAGCGCCTTGGCGCCGCGGTCGCCCTTCCACTGCGTGATGCAGCGGGACGCGGCCCACGGGATCACCACGTCGACGCCGACCTCGGTCATCGTCTCCACGGCCAGCTCGCCGCGGTCGCCCTTGGGCAGCGCCTGGACCACCACGATCCGCGGGCTCGGCTCCGGCTCGGCGCGGACCTCCAGCACGGTGACGTCCAGCGCGTCCTTGCCGTGGACGGCGGCCACCGTGCCGTCCACCCCGAGACCCTGCCCGTCGGCCAGGGTCACCGCCTCGCCGGCCTCCAGCCGCTTCACCGCGGCGGCGTGCCGCCCCTCCGCACCGTCCAGCCGGACCAGCGCCCCGGGCGCGGCGGCGGCCAGCACCGCGGTCTCGACGACGAACACGGGCGCGGTCACGGGATTTCCTCTCGGAGGTGGTGAAGCGGAACAGGGGCGCGTGCGGGCACCTCCCGCCCGAAGGCCGGGGTGCCCCCGCGCGCCCCTGGGTGCTCCGAGCAGCAGAGGTGCTCCGAGCAGCGGGCCTCAGCGGCCGTTGAAGGCGTCCTTCAGGCGGGAGAACAGCCCCTGCTGGCCCGGTGCGAACTGCCCGGACGGCCGCTCCTCCCCGCGCAGCATGGCGAGCCGCCGCAGCAGATCCTCCTGCTCCGGGTCGAGCTTGGTGGGCGTCTGCACCTCGACATGCACTATCAGGTCGCCCCGGCCGCCCCCGCGCAGGTGGGTGATGCCCCGCCCGTGCAGCGGGATCGACTGGCCGGACTGCGTGCCCGGGCGGATGTCGACCTCCTCCAGCCCGTCCAGGGTCTGCAGCGGCACCTGGGTGCCGAGCGCCGCGGCGGTCATCGGGATGGTGACCGTGCAGTGCAGGTCGTCGCCGCGCCGCTGGAAGACCGCGTGGCTGGTCTCGGCGATCTCCACGTACAGGTCGCCGGCCGGGCCGCCGCCGGGGCCGACCTCGCCCTCGCCGGCCAGCTGGATCCGGGTGCCGTTGTCCACACCGGCGGGGATCTTCACGGTGAGGGTGCGGCGGGCCCGGACACGGCCGTCGCCGGCGCACTCCGGGCACGGGGTCGGCACCACGGTGCCGAAGCCCTGGCACTGCGGGCAGGGACGGGAGGTCATGACCTGGCCCAGGAAGGACCGGGTGACCTGGGAGACCTCGCCCTTGCCGCGGCACATGTCACAGGTCTGCGCGGAGGTGCCGGGCGCGGCGCCCTCGCCGGAGCAGGTGGTACAGGTGACGGCCGTGTCGACCTGGAGTTCCTTGGTGGTGCCGAAGGCGGCCTCCTCCAGGGTGATCTCCAGGCGGATCATGGCGTCCTGGCCGCGCCGGGTCCGCGAGCGCGGGCCGCGCTGGCCGGCCGCGGCGCCGAAGAAGGCGTCCATGATGTCGGAGAACCCGAAGCCCGCCGCGCCGGCGCCGAATCCGCCCGCGCCCGCACCGCCGCCGTTGGGCGACAGCGGGTCGCCGCCGAGGTCGTACACCTGCCGCTTCTGCGGGTCGGAGAGCACCTCGTAGGCGGCGTTGATCTCCTTGAACCGCTCCTGCGTCTTCGGGTCCGGGTTGACGTCCGGGTGCAGTTCTCGGGCGAGGCGCCGGAACGCCTTCTTGATCTCGTCCTGCCCCGCGTCGCGTCGGACGCCGAGTACCGCGTAGTAGTCCGTGGCCACCAAATGCTCCGGTTGTTCCGCTGATGAAGTGCTTGCGCTGGTCACCGCTGGTCCGCCAGCGGCCCGCCCCTACGACTCGGCCAGGATCTGGCCCACGTACCGTGCCACCGCTCGCACCGCCCCCATTGTGCCCGGGTAATCCATCCGGGTCGGACCGATCACCCCGAGCTTCGCCACGCTCTGGTCGCCCGAACCGTAGCCGACGGACACCACGGAGGTGGAATTGAGCCCCTCGTAGGCGTTCTCGTGGCCGATCCGGACCGTCATCGCGGAGTCCGCCGTCTCACCCAGCAGGCGGAGCAGGACGACCTGCTCCTCCAACGCCTCCAGCACCGGCTGGATGGTGAGCGGGAAGTCGTGTCCGAAGCGGGTCAGGTTGGCGGTGCCCGCCAGCATGATCCGCTCCTCGTTCTGCTCGGCCAGGGTCTCGAAGAGCGTGGCCAGGATCGTGGTCACGGTCGGCCGGTCGCCGGGTTCGAAGCCGGACGGGAGGTCCTCCAGCGCGGTGGGCACCTCCGGCAGGCGGCGGCCCTGGGACTTGGCGTTGAGCTTGGCCCGCAGGTCGGCCAGGACGGTCTCGCCGACCGTTCCCGGGCAGTCCACGATGCGCTGCTCGACCCGGCCGGTGTCGGTGATCAGCACCAGCATGACCTTGCTAGGGGTCAGCGGGACGAGCTCGATGTGGCGGACGGTGGAGCGGGTGAGCGAGGGGTACTGGACCACCGCGACCTGCCGGGTCAGCTGCGCCAGCAGCCGGACCGTCCGGGCCACCACGTCGTCCAGGTCGACCGCGCCCTCCAGGAAGTGCCGGATGGCGCGCCGCTCGGGCGGCGTCATCGGCTTCACCTCGGCGAGGCGGTCGACGAACAGGCGGTAGCCCTTGTCGGTGGGGATCCGGCCGGCGCTGGTGTGCGGCTGCTGGATGTACCCGTCGTCCTCCAGGGCGGCCATGTCGTTGCGGACGGTGGCCGGGGAGACGCCGAGGTTGTGACGCTCGACCAGGGCCTTGGAGCCGACCGGCTCCTCCGTCCCGACGTAGTCCTGGACGATCGCCCGCAGCACCGCCAGGCGCCGCTCGTCCAGCGGGCGGACGGGGCGCGTGTCGAGCAGGCGACCGTCGGACTTCGCCTCGTCCGGCATGGCACGCACCTCCGTGCCTTCCTCGCTGGTCGGCTGTCTCGCTGGCCTGGCACTCCGGAAGGCAGAGTGCCAGAACAGTACCTGCCAGTGTAAGGCCCGGCCTCCGCCGCAGGAACGGTCGGCCCACGTGATCCTCGTCGGATTCCGGGAAGGAGAACTCCGGGGGGAATCAGGGTGCGGGAATGGTGCCCGGCGACCCGCGCGGTGGCAGCATCGAAAGCAGCGACTCACTGGGAGGAGCGGCGATGACGACGTCACAGCGGCAGTCCAGGTTCGCGCCCGACCGCGGGCTGACCGGTCGCATGGTCACCACGATGTTCCTGATCGGCCTGGTGTACGTCGGATTCACCGGGCTGCTGATCGCGCTGCTGCGCGGCGCGTGGCCACTGATCGTGCTGCTGTCCGCCGGGCTGTTCGTGGCCCAGTTCTGGTTCAGCGACAAGATCACCGAGCGGGCCATGGGCGCCCGCGAGGCGACCCCGGAGGAGTACCCCCAGCTGCACGGCACGATCGACCGGCTGTGCGCGCTCGCCGACATGCCCAAGCCCCGGGTCGCGGTGGCCCGCAACGACATGCCGAACGCCTTCGCCACCGGCCGGAAACCGGAGAAGGCCGTGGTCTGCGTGACCACCGGCCTGCTGCGCCGGCTGGAGCCCGAGGAGCTGGAGGGCGTGCTCGCCCACGAGCTGTCGCACGTGGCGCACCGGGACGTGGCCGTGATGACGGTGGCCGGCTTCCTCGGCGTACTGGCCGGCGTGGTCACCCGGGCCGCGCTCTACGGCGGCTTCCTCGGCGGCAACCGCAACAGCAACGACCCCAACACCGCGATCGCCCTGGTGCTGATCCCGCTGGTCAGCATGGTGGTGTACGCGATCAGCTTCCTGCTCACCCGGATGCTGTCGCGCTACCGGGAGCTGGCCGCCGACCGGGCCGCGGCCCAGCTGACCGGCCGGCCGAGCGCGCTGGCGTCGGCGCTCACCAAGGTCACCGGGCGGATCGCCGCGATCCCGACCGAGGACCTGCGCAAGGCGCAGCCGTACAACGCCTTCTACTTCGCGCCGGCGCTGAGCCCGAAGGACGTCGCCTCGCAGCTGCTGTCCACCCACCCGTCGCTGGAGCAGCGGCTGGCGCAGCTGGAGCGGCTCTCGGCGGAGCTCGGCCGCTGACCGCGGCGGGGGCCGATCGCGAGAGCACCCGATCACCCGATCACCCGGAACGACGGACGAGGAGACGAGGAGCGGCACCGGTGGGATTCCTGGACGCGTTGTTCGGCCGGACCAAGCCGGTCCGGCCCGATCTCGACCAGCTGTTCGGGGTGCCCTCGGCGGCGGTGACGCTGGAGGCGGCGGCCGGCTTCCTGCCGACCGGGCTGGGCTCGGTGTGCTTCGCCGCGGTGGAGGGCGGGGCCTTCGCCGAGGTGCAGGACCAGGTCCGGCGGCTGCTGGACGCGGACACCGCGCGCGGCGGGGTGCCGGTGGAGGCCTCCCGGGACGGGTACGGCTACTCCTGGCTGCTGGCCCGGCACGCGCCCGGGGAGCTGGCCGAGCTGGTCAACGACCTGCACGCGGTCAACAGCGAGCTGGAGGCGAACGGCTTCGGCCCGCAGCTGCTGTGCTCCCTGGTGACCTTCCGCGACGCGCAGGGGCAGCCGCTGGCGCTGGTGTACCTGTACAAGCGCGGCACCTTCTACCCGTTCGCGCCGGTGCCGGGCGGCGGGGAGCGCCGCAACAGCCCGCTGGAGCTGCAGGTGAAGGCGATGCTCGGCAACGACCTGCGGCTGGAGCCCGACCTGAGCCGCTGGTTCCCGGTGTGGGGGGCGCCCGGGCTGTGACGGCCCGTCGGGCGGTCCGGGGAGACCGGCGGTCCGGGGAGACCGGCGGCTTCGGGGAAACCGGTGGCAGGGCCGGCCGGACGGGCCGTACGCTGCCGGGCTGTGATCGACTGGACCCTCCTCGCCACCCTGCCGCCGACCCCCGAGCGGATCCGCCGGGTGAGTCTGGCCCTGCGCTCCCCCGACCCGGCCGAGCGGGACGACCACGCGTACGCCCAGCTCTGCCGCTGGGTGCCGGAGCTGGACGAGCCGGAGCGGCGGGCCCTCGGTGACGCGATGGCCGAGCGGTTCACCGACCCGGAGGTCCAGGCACGGACCTTCGCCCCGCTGATCCTGACGAAGATCGTCGAGGCGGGCACGTACGACCCGGCCTGGCTGGCCGCGTTCGCCCGCTGGTACCCGGCCGAGACCGATCTGCGCGGCCATGACGCCGAACTGGGGTGGCTGCACGCGGTGGCGCACGGCGCGGACCTGCTGGGCGCCTTCGGCCGCTGTCCCGGGACCGATCCGGTGGCGCTGCTGGAGCTGGCGGTGGCCCGCCTGCTGGCGCCGACCGACCACGTCCTGGACGCGATGGAGGACGACCGGCTGGGCCACGCGATCGGCCTGGCGCTGACCCGTCAGGAGCTCACCGAGCAGGGCTCGACGGCCTGGCTGGAGCCGATCGCCGCGGAATTCCGGGCCGGCCGGCCCGGCCCCGTCCCGGCACACGCCTCCAACACCATCCGCACGCTGCGGGTGGTCTACCTGCTCGCCGACCGCGGGGTACGGCCGGACCGCCGCGGGTCGGCCGCCGAGCCGCTGCGGCACGCGGAGGCCGTCCGGTCCCGGGTCGCCGAGGTGCTGTCGATCACCTCCCCGTACGCGGGCTGAGCCGCCCGCCTGGACGCCCGGACGCCCGGACGCCGGGCCGCCGCGCCGGTGGCCCGCCGCGCCGGGGCCGGGCGGTGTGACGCGTACTCAGGTCTCGTAGACTCCGTCGGATGCGCAGCAGGCAGTACGGCCCGGACCTGACCCCTCCCTGGAAGCGGCAACAGCCCGCCCCCGAGGTGGCGGCCGAGCGCGACCTGGTGGTGGAGGAGGCGGCCACCGGCTTCTGCGGCGCGGTGGTGCGCTGCGAGAAGACCGCCGAGGGGCTGACCGTCACCCTGGAGGACCGGTTCGGCAAGCACCGGGTCTTCCCGATGGTGCCGCGCGGCTTCCTGCTGGACGGGCGGGTGGTGACCCTGGTCCGGCCGGCCGCGGCCGCCCCGGCGCGCGGGCCGGCGCTGACCGCCTCGGGCTCGGTCGCCGTCCCCGGCGCGCGGGCCCGGGTGGCCCGGGAGTCCCGGATCTACGTGGAGGGCCGGCACGACGCCGAGCTGGTCGAGCGGGTCTGGGGCGACGACCTGCGGATCGAGGGCGTGGTGGTCGAGTACCTGGAGGGCGTGGACCACCTGCCCGCGGTGGTCGCCGAGTTCGCCCCCGGCCCGGGCCGCCGGCTGGGCGTCCTGGTGGACCACCTGCTGCCGGGCACCAAGGAGCACCGGATCGCCGCACAGGTGAGCGGCGAGGCGGTGCTGGTGGTCGGCCACCCGTACGTGGACGTCTGGCAGGCCGTCAAGCCGTCGAGCGTGGGCATCCCCGGCTGGCCGGAGGTGCCGCGCGGGGAGGTCTGGAAGGAGGGCGTCTGCCGCCGCCTGGGCTGGCCGGTGGACCCGCCCGCCGCGTGGAAGCGCGTCCTCGCCTCGGTGGACTCCTACCGGGACCTCGAACCGGCCCTGCTCGGGCGGGTCGAGGAGCTGATCGACTTCGTCACCGCCGGCTGACCGCCGGCCGATTCCGTTGCCCCACAGGGCAGCTGGCATGACTTCGACAACTTGATGACGCGTCAGTAACATTCCACGGGTGAACAACTCCACCACCCGCACGTTGGGGCTGTCCGCTCTCGCGACCGCCCTCCTGCTGAGCGTCTCCGCCTGCGCCACCCCGGCCACCCGAAACGCCTCGGCCGACCGGCCCGCCCCCGCCCTCACCGCCGAGGCGGTGGACGGGATCCGGGCCGATGCCCCCGCCCTGGTGGTGAGCGCCGCCCAACCCGGCCCTCAGCAGACCGCCGTGGTCACCCCCAGCCCCACCGGTCCGGCCCCCACCGGCACCGCCCGCAACGTCAAGCTGGCCTCCTACGACCCCGCCACCGGCACCGCCGTCCTGGCGGCGGCCGACACCATAGCCCCGGCGGGCGGCGGCACCCCGGCCCCCGGCGCATCCGCCACCGGCGCCTCCGCCTCGAAGGCCGCCCCGGCCCCGGGGAAGTCGGCCGGCCCGTCCGCCTCCGCTGCCCCGAGCACGGCCGGCACGCCCTCCGCCGCCTCCTCCTCCGCCGCCTCGCAGGCACCGCAGGAGGTCCGGGCCGGGCAGCTGATCGCCAGCCCGCCGACCGCCGCCGCGCCGCAGGGCGCGCTGCTCGCCGTCACCGCCGTCCAGCCCAAGGGCGACGGCACCGTCACCGCCAGCACCCGCCCGGCCACCCTGCCGGAGCTGCTCGGCGGTGCCGAGGCCGACGGCAAGGTCGCCGTCGACCCGCACGCCGTCTCGGTCAAGCCGCTGGTCAAGGACGTCAAGGTGTCCTTCGCCGCCGACCTCGGCGGGGTCAACGCCGACGCGGCCGGCACCCTCCAGCTGGACGTCCAGGCCCCCATCCCGCTGCCCGGCGGCGCCAACGCCCAGGCCAGCGGCTCGGTCAGCATGCGGCCCGCCGTGCACTTCGCGTACCACGGCGCCCGGGTCGGCGCTCCGCGCACCGCCTCGGTCGGCTTCGACCTCGGCGCCCACGCCCAGTGGAAGGTCAACGGCGAGCTCAGCAAGGGCACCGGCAAGCCGCTGCGGGTGCCGCTCGCCGAGCTGCACGCCGACCCGGTGCTCAACGTCGGCGGCCTGCCCGTGGTGGTGAACCTCGGCCTCACCGCCTACCTGGAGATCAGCGCCGACGGCACCGTCTCCGTGGAGGTGGAGCAGGAGTTCGACGGCGGCTGGAACGTCAAGGCCGACTACGCGGGCGACCGCGGCTGGAGCCCGCTCACCAAGGAGGGCGACACCAAGGTCTCCCCGGTCCGGGCCAAGCTGTCCGGCAAGGCCGACGTCAAGGCCGCGCTCGGCGCGGAGGTGAGTGTCGGTCTCTACGGTGCGGTGGGCGTGGAGGCCGTCGTCAAGCCGTATCTGCTGGCCCGCGCGGAGGGCGCCGTGGCGCTCGACAGCAAGAACGGGGTCACCCAGGCCAACGGCACGCTCGGGCTGTACGGGGGCGTCGACCTGACGGGGGCGCTGACGGCCCACCTGAAGATCTTCGGCACCCCGGTGATCGAGGGCCGCGTCCCGCTCCCCGTGCTCCACCGCGAGTGGCCGATCAAGACCTTCTCGAAGACCGGCTGACGGGCTGACGAGCCCACCCGGGGGCGCGGGGGACCGCGCGCAGCAGGAGGACGCCGACGTGGCGCCCTGCCGTCGCGCGCGGCCCCCGCGCCCCTGTCCGTGTGCCGGCCGGCGCTCCTCAGTCGGCCGCCGCGCCCGGGAGCGGTCCGGGCGGCTCTGACGGCCGGTGCCGGGCGGCCGGCGCCCGCCCGGTCAGTCGACCAGGTCGCGGACCACGCCGTCGGCCAGCAGCCGTCCGCGCAGCGTGAGCGCGGCGCGCCCGTCGGCGTGGGCGGCGGGGTCGAGCAGCCCGTCGGCGAGGGCGCGGTCGGCGGCGGCGCGCCCGTCGGCGGTGAGCAGGTCCAGCGGGCAGCCGTCGACCAGCCGGAGTTCCAGCAGGATCCGCTCGACCCGGCGGTCCTCCTCGGCGAGGAGCTCGCGGCCCAGTGCCGGGGTGCGTCCCTCGGCGAGGGCCTGGGCGTAGGCGGCGGGGTGCTTGGCGTTCCACCAGCGGACGCCGCCGACGTGGCTGTGTGCGCCCGGCCCGGCGCCCCACCAGTCGGCGCCGGTCCAGTACAGCTCGTTGTGCCGGCAGCGGCCGGCCTCGGTGGTGGCCCAGTTGGAGACCTCATACCAGGCGTAGCCGGCCTTGCCGAGGGCCTCGTCCGCGATCAGGTACCGGTCCGCGTGCACGTCGTCGTCGATCATCGGGAGTTCGCCGCGCTTGACCCGGGCGGCCAGCCGGGTGCCGTCCTCGACGATCAGCGAGTAGGCGGAGACGTGGTCGGGGCCGGCGCCGATCGCGGCGTCCAGGGAGGCCCTCCAGTCGTCGTCCGACTCCCCGGGGGTGCCGTAGATCAGGTCCAGGTTGACGTGCTCGAAGCCGGCCGCGCGGGCCTCGGCGACGCAGGCCTCGGGGCGGCCCGGGGTGTGGTGCCGGTCGAGCAGCTGGAGGACGTGCGGCCGGGCGCTCTGCATGCCGAAGGAGATCCGGTTGAACCCGCCCTCGCGCAGCTCGGCCAGGTAGGCGGGGCCGACCGACTCGGGGTTGGCCTCGGTGGTGACCTCGGCGTCGGGGGCGAGGCCGAACTCGTCGCGGATCGCGGCGAGCATCCGGACCAGGTCCCGGGCGGGCAGCAGGGTGGGCGTGCCGCCGCCGAGGAAGACGGTCCGCACCGGCAGGTCGGTGTCGCCGAGGACCCGCCGGGCCAGGCGCACCTCGGCGACCAGGTTGTCGGCGTAGGTGTCCTGGGAGGCCACCGTCCCCGAGGAGCGGAGCTCGGTGGCGGTGTAGGTGTTGAAGTCGCAGTACCCGCAGCGGCTGGCGCAGTAGGGCACGTGCACGTAGAAGCCGAACGGCCGCGAGCCGAGCCCGGTGAGGGCGGATGCGGGCAGGGAACCGTCGGACGGCACGGGCTCGCCGTCGGGGAGTGCGGAGGGCATGACCCCATTGTCCCGTACGGCCCGGCAAGCGGGTCCGGGCCCGGTCCGGGCCGTACGGGAAGGGGTTCGGTCGGGCCTCGACGCGCGGGTCGGGCCCCGACGTGCGGGTCAGGCCTCGACCGCGCCGGCGTACATGTCGGCGACGGCGTCGGCGTAGGTCCGCTCCACCACCGGGCGCTTGATCTTGAGGCTCGGGGTGAGCTCGCCGTGCTCCACGTCCAGGTCGCGCGGGAGGAGGTGGAACTTCTTGACCGTCTGCCAGCGCTGCAGCTCGCCGTTGAGGCGCTGGACGAAGCCCTCGATCAGCGCCTTGGTCTCCGGCGCGGCCGACACCTCGGCGTAGGACTTGCCGCCGAGGCCGTGCTCGGCGGCCCAGGGCATGATCACGGTCTCGTCCAGGGCGATCAGCGCGGTACAGAAGTTGCGGCCGTTGCCGATCACCAGGACGTTGCTGACGAACGGACAGATCGCCTTGAACTTGCCCTCGACCTCGCTGGGGGCGACGTACTTGCCGCCGGAGGTCTTGAACAGGTCCTTCTTGCGGTCGGTGATCCGCAGGAAGCCGTCCGCGGAGAGCTCGCCGATGTCCTCGGTGTGGAACCAGCCGTCGGCCTCCAGGACCTCGGCGGTCTTCTCCGGCAGGTTGTGGTAGCCGCGCATCACGCCGGGGCCGCGGAGCAGGATCTCGCCGTCCTCGGCGATCCGGACCTCGGTGCCCGGCAGCGGCTGGCCGACCGTGCCGACCCGGATGTCCTCCTTGCGGTTGACGCAGGAGCCGGCGCTGGTCTCGCTGAGGCCGTAGCCCTCCAGGATCGGGACGCCGGCGCCGACGAAGAAGTAGCCGATCTCGGGGGCCAGCGCGGCGCTGCCGGAGACGGCGCCTCTCAGCTGTCCGCCGAAGGCCGCCCGGATCTTGCTGTACACCAGCTTGTCGGCGAGGGCGTGCTGCAGGTTCAGCGCGAAGGGCACGCTGTCGCGGCCGGTGGCGATCCGGTTCTCCTGGCGGATCCGGGCGTGGTCGCGGGCCACCTTGGCGGCCCACATGAAGATCTTGTACTTGGCGCCGCCCTCGGCCCGGGCCTTGCCGGCGATGCCGTTGTAGACCTTCTCGAAGATGCGCGGCGCGGAGGCCATCACGGTGGGCCGGATGGTCGGCAGGTTGTGGATGATCCGGTCGATCCGGCCGTCCACGGCCATCACGTGGCCGGTGGCGATCTGGCCGGAGATCAGGGTCTTGCCGAAGACGTGCGACAGCGGCAGCCACATGAAGTGCACGTCGTCGGCGGCCAGCAGGCCGCTCTCCTCCTGCGCGATGCCCTCGTACGCCCAGCAGTCGTGGACC
The window above is part of the Kitasatospora sp. HUAS MG31 genome. Proteins encoded here:
- the htpX gene encoding zinc metalloprotease HtpX, whose protein sequence is MTTSQRQSRFAPDRGLTGRMVTTMFLIGLVYVGFTGLLIALLRGAWPLIVLLSAGLFVAQFWFSDKITERAMGAREATPEEYPQLHGTIDRLCALADMPKPRVAVARNDMPNAFATGRKPEKAVVCVTTGLLRRLEPEELEGVLAHELSHVAHRDVAVMTVAGFLGVLAGVVTRAALYGGFLGGNRNSNDPNTAIALVLIPLVSMVVYAISFLLTRMLSRYRELAADRAAAQLTGRPSALASALTKVTGRIAAIPTEDLRKAQPYNAFYFAPALSPKDVASQLLSTHPSLEQRLAQLERLSAELGR
- a CDS encoding AMP-dependent synthetase/ligase, giving the protein MSSAQSMIERRPPSVAHLFLSRVKATPDHEAYRYPVPVDEQAADGAPGAEQWRSLTWGQTADRVKAVSAGLMDLGIEAEDRVAIAAATRIEWILADLGNMCAGAATTTIYPSTNADETAFILANSGSKAMFAENTKQLDKVVAEKAQLPELRHVVLFDMPAERPVAEGIEVLSLAELEERGAAYLAEHPDAIEKAVDALDKEQLATLIYTSGTTGRPKGVRLVHDCWAYEGIAQEESGLLAADDVHFMWLPLSHVFGKTLISGQIATGHVMAVDGRIDRIIHNLPTIRPTVMASAPRIFEKVYNGIAGKARAEGGAKYKIFMWAAKVARDHARIRQENRIATGRDSVPFALNLQHALADKLVYSKIRAAFGGQLRGAVSGSAALAPEIGYFFVGAGVPILEGYGLSETSAGSCVNRKEDIRVGTVGQPLPGTEVRIAEDGEILLRGPGVMRGYHNLPEKTAEVLEADGWFHTEDIGELSADGFLRITDRKKDLFKTSGGKYVAPSEVEGKFKAICPFVSNVLVIGNGRNFCTALIALDETVIMPWAAEHGLGGKSYAEVSAAPETKALIEGFVQRLNGELQRWQTVKKFHLLPRDLDVEHGELTPSLKIKRPVVERTYADAVADMYAGAVEA
- a CDS encoding 16S rRNA (uracil(1498)-N(3))-methyltransferase, translated to MTAPVFVVETAVLAAAAPGALVRLDGAEGRHAAAVKRLEAGEAVTLADGQGLGVDGTVAAVHGKDALDVTVLEVRAEPEPSPRIVVVQALPKGDRGELAVETMTEVGVDVVIPWAASRCITQWKGDRGAKALAKWRATAREAGKQSRRLRFPEVRELITTRQLAPLLGQAALAAVLHEDGAEPLATAPLPGSGDIVLVVGPEGGVAPEELAAFAEAGAKPYRLGPSVLRTSTAGVAAGALLLGRTGRWS
- the hrcA gene encoding heat-inducible transcriptional repressor HrcA translates to MPDEAKSDGRLLDTRPVRPLDERRLAVLRAIVQDYVGTEEPVGSKALVERHNLGVSPATVRNDMAALEDDGYIQQPHTSAGRIPTDKGYRLFVDRLAEVKPMTPPERRAIRHFLEGAVDLDDVVARTVRLLAQLTRQVAVVQYPSLTRSTVRHIELVPLTPSKVMLVLITDTGRVEQRIVDCPGTVGETVLADLRAKLNAKSQGRRLPEVPTALEDLPSGFEPGDRPTVTTILATLFETLAEQNEERIMLAGTANLTRFGHDFPLTIQPVLEALEEQVVLLRLLGETADSAMTVRIGHENAYEGLNSTSVVSVGYGSGDQSVAKLGVIGPTRMDYPGTMGAVRAVARYVGQILAES
- the dnaJ gene encoding molecular chaperone DnaJ, producing MATDYYAVLGVRRDAGQDEIKKAFRRLARELHPDVNPDPKTQERFKEINAAYEVLSDPQKRQVYDLGGDPLSPNGGGAGAGGFGAGAAGFGFSDIMDAFFGAAAGQRGPRSRTRRGQDAMIRLEITLEEAAFGTTKELQVDTAVTCTTCSGEGAAPGTSAQTCDMCRGKGEVSQVTRSFLGQVMTSRPCPQCQGFGTVVPTPCPECAGDGRVRARRTLTVKIPAGVDNGTRIQLAGEGEVGPGGGPAGDLYVEIAETSHAVFQRRGDDLHCTVTIPMTAAALGTQVPLQTLDGLEEVDIRPGTQSGQSIPLHGRGITHLRGGGRGDLIVHVEVQTPTKLDPEQEDLLRRLAMLRGEERPSGQFAPGQQGLFSRLKDAFNGR
- the hemW gene encoding radical SAM family heme chaperone HemW — protein: MPSALPDGEPVPSDGSLPASALTGLGSRPFGFYVHVPYCASRCGYCDFNTYTATELRSSGTVASQDTYADNLVAEVRLARRVLGDTDLPVRTVFLGGGTPTLLPARDLVRMLAAIRDEFGLAPDAEVTTEANPESVGPAYLAELREGGFNRISFGMQSARPHVLQLLDRHHTPGRPEACVAEARAAGFEHVNLDLIYGTPGESDDDWRASLDAAIGAGPDHVSAYSLIVEDGTRLAARVKRGELPMIDDDVHADRYLIADEALGKAGYAWYEVSNWATTEAGRCRHNELYWTGADWWGAGPGAHSHVGGVRWWNAKHPAAYAQALAEGRTPALGRELLAEEDRRVERILLELRLVDGCPLDLLTADGRAAADRALADGLLDPAAHADGRAALTLRGRLLADGVVRDLVD
- the pspAB gene encoding PspA-associated protein PspAB produces the protein MGFLDALFGRTKPVRPDLDQLFGVPSAAVTLEAAAGFLPTGLGSVCFAAVEGGAFAEVQDQVRRLLDADTARGGVPVEASRDGYGYSWLLARHAPGELAELVNDLHAVNSELEANGFGPQLLCSLVTFRDAQGQPLALVYLYKRGTFYPFAPVPGGGERRNSPLELQVKAMLGNDLRLEPDLSRWFPVWGAPGL
- a CDS encoding DUF3097 domain-containing protein, whose protein sequence is MRSRQYGPDLTPPWKRQQPAPEVAAERDLVVEEAATGFCGAVVRCEKTAEGLTVTLEDRFGKHRVFPMVPRGFLLDGRVVTLVRPAAAAPARGPALTASGSVAVPGARARVARESRIYVEGRHDAELVERVWGDDLRIEGVVVEYLEGVDHLPAVVAEFAPGPGRRLGVLVDHLLPGTKEHRIAAQVSGEAVLVVGHPYVDVWQAVKPSSVGIPGWPEVPRGEVWKEGVCRRLGWPVDPPAAWKRVLASVDSYRDLEPALLGRVEELIDFVTAG
- a CDS encoding DUF2785 domain-containing protein — translated: MIDWTLLATLPPTPERIRRVSLALRSPDPAERDDHAYAQLCRWVPELDEPERRALGDAMAERFTDPEVQARTFAPLILTKIVEAGTYDPAWLAAFARWYPAETDLRGHDAELGWLHAVAHGADLLGAFGRCPGTDPVALLELAVARLLAPTDHVLDAMEDDRLGHAIGLALTRQELTEQGSTAWLEPIAAEFRAGRPGPVPAHASNTIRTLRVVYLLADRGVRPDRRGSAAEPLRHAEAVRSRVAEVLSITSPYAG